From a region of the Candidatus Brocadia sp. genome:
- the lon gene encoding endopeptidase La — translation MKENEDKDPSEPKITLHQKSDTEEEGRLDKPKVPQEMPLLPIKDTVVFPNMVAALSVVTERDIKLLNHVLAENRFLALVAQKDKDLKVVQQSDLYDYATAAVVLQMLRMPDNSAKMLVQGICRIKIDDYIQTEPYFKVKVTVLEDIIENDMETEALARNAADQFVRMISLAPSLPEELKIAIVNVDSPSRLADMIASHLNIGVPEKQKVLEAIHVKSRLQKVTALITSEMEVLEMATKIQSQVKNEMEKGQKEYYLRQQLKAIQEELGEGDERAVEIKELTKKIEEAKMPPEAKKEADRELSRLAKMPSASAEYTVSRTYIDLLVALPWSVNTTDNLDIQAARKTLDEDHYDLEKVKERILEYLAVRKLKQDMKGPILCFVGPPGTGKTSVGMSIARAIGRKFVRMSLGGVRDEAEVRGHRRTYIGALPGRIIQGLRKVGSNNPVFMLDEIDKLGADFRGDPSAALLEVLDPEQNHSFADHYLDVPFDLSRVMFITTANLLDPIPPALKDRMEVLELPGYTADEKVFIAKQFTIPKQLKEHGLTEEQITIEDDAIRTVISDYTREAGIRNFEREIAHICRKVAKDIASGEKKSAIITADQLHNLLGPIKFFSETAERTSEAGVATGLAWTQAGGDILFIEATLMAGTGKLLLTGQLGDVMKESAQAAMSYIRAKLAKLGIAFKDFHKYDFHIHVPAGAIPKDGPSAGVTMAMALISLLKETPILSNVAMTGEITLRGRVLPVGGIKEKVLAAKRAGITTVVLPKRNEKDLVEVPENAKKEMKFVFVEKVDEMLPVVFGTKEPAVKKKRIFSKV, via the coding sequence ATGAAAGAGAACGAAGACAAAGACCCGTCAGAACCGAAAATTACGTTACATCAAAAATCCGATACTGAGGAAGAGGGGCGGCTGGATAAACCAAAGGTGCCACAGGAGATGCCGCTCCTTCCCATAAAAGATACCGTGGTTTTTCCTAACATGGTGGCTGCCTTAAGCGTGGTTACGGAAAGAGACATTAAGCTTTTAAACCACGTTCTGGCAGAAAACCGCTTTCTTGCGCTGGTGGCGCAAAAGGATAAAGATCTCAAGGTTGTACAGCAATCGGATTTGTATGATTATGCCACGGCAGCCGTTGTGCTTCAGATGCTGCGCATGCCGGATAATTCCGCCAAGATGCTGGTGCAAGGGATATGCAGGATTAAAATTGATGACTACATCCAGACAGAGCCCTATTTTAAGGTCAAGGTTACGGTTCTCGAAGACATCATTGAGAATGACATGGAAACCGAGGCCCTTGCGCGAAATGCGGCAGACCAGTTTGTCCGCATGATATCTCTGGCGCCGTCCTTGCCGGAAGAGCTGAAGATAGCGATTGTCAACGTTGACAGCCCGAGCCGTTTGGCAGACATGATCGCATCCCACCTGAATATTGGTGTGCCAGAAAAACAAAAGGTGCTCGAAGCCATCCACGTGAAATCCCGATTGCAGAAAGTAACTGCTTTGATTACCAGTGAAATGGAAGTTTTGGAGATGGCCACCAAGATACAGTCGCAGGTAAAAAATGAAATGGAAAAGGGACAGAAAGAATATTATCTGCGGCAGCAGTTGAAGGCGATCCAGGAAGAACTCGGTGAGGGAGACGAACGTGCCGTTGAGATCAAGGAGCTGACCAAGAAGATTGAAGAGGCGAAAATGCCTCCCGAAGCGAAAAAAGAGGCCGACCGGGAATTAAGCCGTCTTGCCAAAATGCCCTCTGCCTCAGCAGAATATACGGTCTCCAGGACCTATATCGACCTGCTGGTCGCCCTCCCGTGGTCAGTCAACACAACGGACAATCTGGATATTCAGGCCGCCCGGAAGACGTTGGATGAAGACCACTACGACCTGGAAAAGGTCAAAGAGAGGATCCTGGAATATCTGGCAGTCCGAAAATTAAAACAGGACATGAAGGGGCCGATCTTGTGTTTTGTAGGCCCTCCCGGCACCGGAAAGACTTCGGTAGGGATGTCGATTGCGCGCGCCATCGGCCGGAAATTCGTGCGGATGTCGCTGGGTGGAGTGCGGGATGAGGCTGAGGTTCGGGGCCATCGGCGCACCTATATTGGGGCATTGCCCGGCCGCATCATCCAGGGCCTCCGGAAGGTAGGTTCAAACAATCCGGTCTTCATGCTGGATGAGATTGATAAACTGGGCGCTGATTTCCGCGGCGACCCATCGGCAGCGCTGCTCGAGGTTTTAGACCCGGAACAAAATCACTCATTTGCAGACCATTACCTGGATGTGCCGTTCGACCTTTCCAGGGTAATGTTTATCACCACGGCAAATCTCCTGGACCCCATCCCTCCTGCCCTCAAAGATCGTATGGAGGTGCTGGAACTTCCCGGATATACCGCGGACGAGAAGGTATTCATTGCAAAACAATTTACCATACCCAAACAACTGAAGGAACACGGACTCACCGAAGAGCAAATCACCATTGAAGATGACGCCATCAGGACGGTCATCAGCGATTACACGCGAGAGGCCGGCATCCGTAATTTTGAGCGCGAAATTGCCCATATCTGCCGGAAGGTTGCCAAAGACATTGCATCAGGGGAAAAAAAGTCAGCGATCATAACGGCCGACCAGCTGCACAATTTGCTGGGACCCATCAAATTTTTCTCAGAAACAGCGGAACGGACATCAGAGGCTGGTGTCGCAACGGGGCTTGCCTGGACGCAGGCCGGCGGAGACATCCTTTTTATTGAAGCAACGCTTATGGCCGGAACAGGAAAACTCCTGCTGACCGGGCAATTGGGTGACGTTATGAAGGAGTCCGCCCAGGCAGCGATGAGTTATATTCGGGCGAAACTGGCAAAGCTGGGAATTGCCTTCAAGGATTTTCATAAATACGATTTTCACATCCATGTCCCCGCCGGCGCCATTCCTAAAGATGGGCCTTCTGCCGGGGTAACAATGGCAATGGCGTTGATTTCTCTTTTGAAGGAAACCCCCATTCTTTCTAATGTGGCTATGACGGGCGAGATTACCCTGCGTGGCCGTGTGCTGCCGGTAGGCGGCATCAAGGAGAAGGTGCTTGCCGCCAAACGGGCTGGAATCACCACCGTCGTCCTGCCAAAACGAAATGAGAAAGACCTGGTCGAAGTGCCTGAAAATGCCAAGAAAGAGATGAAGTTTGTATTTGTAGAAAAGGTCGATGAGATGTTGCCGGTCGTCTTTGGGACAAAAGAGCCGGCAGTGAAAAAGAAAAGGATTTTTAGCAAGGTTTAG
- the argC gene encoding N-acetyl-gamma-glutamyl-phosphate reductase — protein sequence MLRVGIIGATAYTSLELIKILLRHPEVKITYLGVRRTDRPRISDIFPTLKNLLDLKCETIEQKEVPENIDLAFITLPPTISMQYVPLFIQKSIKVIDFSADYRFRDKSLYERWYKTQHTDSKGIETAVYGLPELFREKIKKARLVGNPGCYTTATILALAPLLMKGLVFPEDIIVDAKSGVSGRGREPKEDTHYCECNENIEAYSVGGHRHSPEIEHILSMRTNQKVSIQFVPHLIPMNRGILCTIYAKPKHGMTVGANGHSPFSDHEVHKLYKEFYGNGPFIRLKEGHETPRTKDVTYTNFCDIATKVTENRIVILSAIDNLIKGASGQAVQNMNVMCGFDEKTGLL from the coding sequence TTGCTAAGAGTAGGAATCATTGGCGCCACGGCCTATACCAGCCTTGAGCTCATAAAAATTCTCCTGCGTCACCCGGAAGTGAAGATTACCTATCTCGGCGTGCGCCGGACTGACCGCCCCAGGATATCAGATATATTTCCCACCTTAAAAAACCTGCTCGACTTGAAATGTGAGACCATTGAGCAGAAAGAAGTTCCTGAAAATATTGACCTCGCTTTTATTACACTGCCGCCAACGATCTCTATGCAATATGTCCCGCTCTTTATACAAAAGAGCATAAAGGTCATCGATTTTAGCGCCGATTACCGTTTCCGTGACAAGTCACTGTATGAACGGTGGTATAAGACGCAGCATACAGATAGTAAGGGAATTGAAACGGCCGTATATGGCCTTCCGGAGCTTTTTCGGGAGAAGATCAAAAAGGCCAGGCTGGTAGGCAATCCGGGTTGTTATACTACGGCAACCATATTGGCCTTAGCCCCCTTACTTATGAAAGGGCTTGTCTTCCCGGAAGATATCATTGTGGACGCAAAGTCGGGCGTATCAGGACGTGGACGTGAACCCAAGGAAGATACCCACTATTGCGAATGTAATGAGAACATAGAGGCCTATAGCGTAGGCGGGCATCGCCACAGTCCTGAGATCGAACATATCCTTTCCATGAGGACAAACCAAAAGGTATCTATACAATTTGTCCCTCACCTCATTCCTATGAATCGCGGCATCCTGTGTACCATCTACGCCAAACCAAAACATGGAATGACTGTAGGGGCGAATGGTCATTCGCCCTTCAGTGACCATGAGGTGCATAAACTCTACAAAGAATTTTACGGAAATGGACCCTTTATTCGTCTCAAAGAGGGCCATGAAACACCCAGGACAAAGGACGTAACATACACCAACTTCTGCGATATTGCCACGAAGGTCACAGAAAACCGCATCGTCATCCTTTCCGCTATCGACAATCTTATCAAAGGCGCATCCGGTCAGGCCGTACAGAACATGAATGTCATGTGCGGCTTTGACGAGAAAACGGGGCTGTTATAG
- a CDS encoding response regulator — translation MEEHIVPINDLNLSEKERQIRKDYVDFTGRDVVLLKELNGLIHQHADAIISKFYSHLLRFDKTRAFLSDEETVKKVRRTQKEYLLMLTGGEYDDEYFAHRLNVGKTHDRIDLHPNWYIGAYCLYHRLIFPLIIETYKEQPEKMTDYILVMDKIMNLDMQLAMDAYIHSYHAALEEKVRITEMQNKKIETANKAKSEFLANMSHELRTPLNAIIGFAEVLRDKLCGDLNDEQTEFVLDIHSSGQHLLQMINDILDLSKVESGKLELKYEEFELGKAIDAVLITLKGLASKKSLAIETIVHDSAARLFADPTKFKQILYNLLSNSIKFTPEKGKITLHTASVKRENDCIEVKVTDTGIGIAPQNYPKIFVEFSQVDSSFARKYEGTGLGLALTKKLVEMHGGKIGFESTVGVGSVFFFTLPVNKIAGTERERARLSESQPGREVILVVEDDPKTSELLCVFLKKSGYQTITAFDGEDALHKARKFKPFAITLDIMLPKKDGWEVLKELKEDPEVKDIPVLVISLVDNRDIGFGLGATDYLSKPVSRADLLSKLASYGLSPRVNNVHTKVLIIDDDSKSVELLSTLLGSEGYEVLKAFGGKEGIDKAFLHKPDLILSDLMMPEVSGFDVVDKLKTSPETNTIPIIVVTSKDLTQADKEKLNHCVSLVVKKGKYSNERFLNDIAALRRHV, via the coding sequence ATGGAAGAACATATCGTGCCGATAAATGACTTGAACCTGAGCGAAAAGGAACGTCAGATTCGCAAGGACTATGTAGATTTTACCGGGAGAGATGTCGTCTTGCTGAAGGAATTAAACGGCCTTATCCATCAGCATGCAGACGCGATCATAAGCAAGTTTTACAGTCACCTCCTCCGGTTTGATAAAACCAGGGCTTTTTTGTCAGACGAAGAAACGGTCAAGAAGGTCAGGCGCACGCAAAAGGAATATCTCCTGATGCTCACCGGGGGGGAGTATGACGACGAATACTTTGCACATCGTTTAAACGTGGGAAAAACACATGACCGCATTGATCTGCACCCTAATTGGTATATTGGCGCATACTGCCTGTATCACCGGCTGATTTTTCCTCTTATCATTGAGACTTACAAAGAACAGCCAGAGAAGATGACGGACTATATCCTGGTCATGGACAAGATTATGAACCTCGATATGCAACTGGCTATGGATGCCTATATCCACAGCTACCACGCTGCGCTTGAGGAAAAGGTCAGGATTACCGAGATGCAAAACAAGAAGATCGAGACGGCCAACAAGGCAAAAAGCGAGTTTCTTGCCAACATGTCGCACGAACTGCGCACCCCGTTAAATGCCATCATTGGTTTTGCCGAAGTGCTTCGGGATAAACTGTGCGGTGATTTAAATGACGAGCAGACGGAGTTTGTTCTCGACATCCATAGCAGTGGTCAGCATCTGTTGCAGATGATCAATGATATCCTGGATCTCTCCAAAGTGGAGTCGGGTAAACTGGAATTAAAATATGAAGAATTTGAGCTCGGCAAGGCAATAGATGCCGTCTTGATTACCCTGAAGGGGCTTGCCAGTAAAAAGTCACTTGCCATTGAAACCATAGTACACGACTCTGCCGCCCGTCTTTTTGCTGACCCGACCAAGTTTAAGCAAATACTGTATAATCTGCTTTCCAACTCCATTAAATTTACCCCGGAAAAAGGAAAAATTACGCTCCATACCGCTTCGGTGAAAAGAGAGAACGATTGTATTGAGGTCAAAGTCACCGACACGGGTATTGGGATAGCCCCACAGAATTATCCAAAAATATTTGTGGAATTTTCGCAGGTCGACAGCTCTTTCGCGCGCAAATATGAAGGAACAGGACTGGGCCTTGCCCTTACGAAGAAATTAGTTGAGATGCATGGCGGCAAAATAGGCTTTGAGAGTACGGTGGGAGTCGGCAGTGTCTTTTTCTTCACCTTGCCGGTAAACAAAATCGCCGGAACAGAAAGAGAACGTGCCCGTCTATCCGAAAGCCAGCCAGGCCGTGAAGTAATTCTGGTGGTTGAAGACGACCCGAAGACAAGCGAACTCCTGTGCGTCTTTTTAAAGAAATCGGGGTATCAGACCATTACCGCCTTCGATGGTGAAGACGCCCTGCACAAGGCAAGGAAGTTTAAGCCATTTGCCATTACCCTGGACATCATGCTTCCCAAAAAAGACGGATGGGAGGTATTAAAGGAACTGAAAGAAGATCCGGAAGTGAAAGATATCCCCGTCCTGGTAATTTCCCTGGTAGACAACAGGGATATCGGCTTTGGACTGGGCGCAACGGATTACCTCAGCAAACCGGTCAGCAGAGCCGATCTCTTGTCAAAACTCGCCTCATACGGATTGTCTCCCAGGGTCAACAACGTGCACACGAAGGTATTGATTATTGACGACGATTCGAAATCAGTCGAATTACTCAGTACGCTTCTTGGCTCGGAAGGATATGAAGTTTTAAAGGCCTTCGGCGGGAAAGAAGGGATCGATAAGGCTTTTCTCCACAAACCGGACCTGATTCTTTCAGACCTGATGATGCCGGAGGTAAGCGGATTTGACGTTGTGGACAAATTAAAGACCTCGCCGGAGACGAACACCATTCCCATCATCGTGGTTACTTCAAAGGATTTGACCCAGGCGGATAAGGAAAAGTTAAACCACTGTGTTTCCCTGGTGGTAAAAAAAGGAAAATATTCCAACGAACGGTTCCTGAACGATATTGCTGCCTTAAGAAGGCACGTGTAA
- a CDS encoding glutamate-5-semialdehyde dehydrogenase produces the protein MNIENYVNQIVKHAKTASRFIASANTTIKNTALHYLTEGILSSKDLLKAENEKDIAVAKKAGLSEAIIDRLRLTDSRIQGMAEGVRQIIHLADPVGELLWGQTRPNGLQIQKVRVPIGVIAIIYESRPNVTADAASLCLKAGNAVILRGGKESIHSNIAIYKILASALEKAGLDTRCIQLVEVVEREAIDFLLKADQYVDAVIPRGGESLIRAVVEKSTIPVIKHYKGVCHTYVDEFANLTMAAEICFNAKVQRPATCNAMETMLVHEKIASVFLPGVAKKLHDAGVEIRGCNKSCGILGNIKHATADDYYSEYLDLILNVKVVATIDDAISHITKYGSNHSDAIVTDHVGNALKFTKEVDSAAVYVNASTRFTDGYEFGMGAEIGISTDKLHARGPMGLEELTTYKFVVYGNGQVRK, from the coding sequence ATGAATATAGAAAACTACGTAAATCAAATTGTTAAACACGCAAAAACTGCATCACGATTCATTGCCTCAGCAAATACCACCATAAAAAACACGGCACTTCACTATCTTACCGAAGGCATTCTTTCCTCAAAAGATCTCCTTAAGGCAGAAAATGAAAAGGATATTGCCGTGGCCAAAAAAGCCGGCCTATCCGAGGCGATAATTGACCGTCTCCGCCTCACCGACAGCCGTATTCAGGGCATGGCTGAAGGCGTCCGCCAAATCATCCATCTTGCCGACCCTGTTGGTGAACTCTTATGGGGACAGACCAGGCCAAACGGGTTACAGATTCAGAAGGTGCGGGTACCCATCGGGGTCATTGCCATTATTTATGAATCACGCCCCAACGTCACTGCTGACGCGGCATCCTTGTGTTTAAAGGCGGGAAATGCCGTTATCCTGCGTGGAGGAAAGGAGTCAATCCATTCAAATATTGCCATTTACAAGATCCTTGCCTCTGCCCTGGAGAAGGCGGGACTGGACACGCGGTGCATCCAGCTTGTGGAGGTTGTTGAACGTGAAGCCATCGACTTTTTGCTCAAGGCCGACCAATATGTGGACGCCGTTATTCCCAGAGGCGGGGAATCGCTTATCCGCGCGGTAGTGGAAAAATCCACGATACCCGTCATCAAGCATTACAAAGGGGTGTGTCATACCTACGTGGATGAATTTGCCAATCTTACCATGGCTGCGGAGATATGTTTTAACGCAAAGGTGCAGCGTCCCGCTACCTGTAACGCCATGGAGACGATGCTGGTGCATGAAAAGATTGCATCCGTTTTTCTGCCAGGTGTGGCGAAAAAACTGCACGATGCCGGAGTAGAAATCCGGGGCTGCAACAAGTCGTGCGGCATTTTAGGAAATATAAAACATGCCACGGCGGACGATTATTACTCTGAATATCTTGACCTGATCCTTAACGTAAAAGTGGTGGCTACGATAGACGATGCCATCAGTCACATAACCAAATATGGATCAAATCATTCTGATGCGATTGTCACCGATCATGTCGGTAACGCCCTGAAATTCACGAAAGAGGTCGATTCGGCGGCCGTGTACGTCAATGCCTCAACACGTTTCACCGATGGCTACGAATTTGGCATGGGTGCGGAGATCGGCATCAGTACGGACAAACTCCATGCCCGGGGGCCTATGGGACTTGAAGAACTCACGACGTATAAATTTGTAGTATATGGGAACGGGCAGGTAAGGAAATAA